AGAACTGAAAGAATGGTTCATCCCAAATCCCCCACATGCCATCAAAGTCACCATCATTATTGTACTCCGTTTTTCCATAGTAGTGCTGAAAACCGGCCATTTTTGCAAATGCTTGGAAGCCCATTGAGCCATTTGGAGCGCCATGAAAGAATGAACAGTCGTATCCTTTTTTACTTAGCAAACTTGCAATGCTGTTTATTTTATTGCCTGAATAACTCGACAGCACATAAGGTTCAACTATTGAGGGGATGCTGGCCAAAACTGAAGGCATTGCATCTATTGACTTTTTGCCTGTGGCGAACGACCATTTAAAGGATTTACTCTGTCCAACTAACGAGTCAAGGAAAGGAGTATATCCCTTGTACGTTCCTCCGTCAAGCCCTTTGTTATATGCACCGAAAAACTCTTTACTGAAGCTTTCCAAAATGATGATAACAACATTTTCTTTTTTGAAAGCACTGTCTGGGTTTGGATGGTGATTAGGACTGTAAACTTGATTTAGTTCAGCTTCTGAACTGAAATGATTTAATTTTTTAAGTGTTTTTTTGGAAGCGGTTTTAATGATTGAAAAGGGAGTGTTCAATACAATTCCGATTTCGGCAGGCGTATTTACATATTCACCAGCATTACTTAGAGTAATAGGTCGGGTACTGTGACGAAAGCCTCCACGTACTCCAGCCACAAATAATCCACAACCTAAGCCAAGTAAAACTACTGCGACCGGGTAATACACCCAATTGCTGCTGATTTGAGTAGGTTTTATTTTTATGGCGCTGTACGCCTTGATTAAAACACTTACTAGTAATATGAAAACAAGAACAATGTACCAGTAATCAATAAAAAACTGGAAAGCCAGTTTAAAGTTTCCCTTATCATTTGAAAACTCTTTGAAAACCGTCCAGGAGGTACGGCGTAATGTAAATTTGAAATAAATGAAATCAATACAGTTTGCAGCAAAGGCCAACGTGTTAGTAACAGCAAACAACCATTTTAAAGTTTTCTGATAAATGATATTATAACGAAATCGAAAAGGCAGTAAATAGGCAACTATGTAGAGTGCATTTACATAAAGAATTGCCACCAAATCAAACTTTAATCCGCCGATAAATAATCCGGCAAAATGACTG
Above is a window of Solitalea lacus DNA encoding:
- a CDS encoding LTA synthase family protein, whose product is MGQITHSKSEGYNLYTALLLRLLLVMLLMSACRLLFYLFNQTLFPIDQASHFAGLFIGGLKFDLVAILYVNALYIVAYLLPFRFRYNIIYQKTLKWLFAVTNTLAFAANCIDFIYFKFTLRRTSWTVFKEFSNDKGNFKLAFQFFIDYWYIVLVFILLVSVLIKAYSAIKIKPTQISSNWVYYPVAVVLLGLGCGLFVAGVRGGFRHSTRPITLSNAGEYVNTPAEIGIVLNTPFSIIKTASKKTLKKLNHFSSEAELNQVYSPNHHPNPDSAFKKENVVIIILESFSKEFFGAYNKGLDGGTYKGYTPFLDSLVGQSKSFKWSFATGKKSIDAMPSVLASIPSIVEPYVLSSYSGNKINSIASLLSKKGYDCSFFHGAPNGSMGFQAFAKMAGFQHYYGKTEYNNDGDFDGMWGIWDEPFFQFFANTLNKKQGPFMAAIFSVSSHHPFKVPAQYEGRFPKGKEEIHQCVGYTDNALRKFFVTASKMPWFNNTLFVITADHTSNQVTHDVYNTSTGSFSVPIIFYKPNSNLKGIDNKLIFQTDITPSVLGYLHYDEPYFAFGEDVLTKNNPNHIGVNYNGVFQLYNEGYVLQSNDKGPFALYNYQQDPQLKTNLLNSHPEDAKKLIRFNNAFMQQYNNRMIDDKLTVQDK